The following proteins are co-located in the Corynebacterium kalinowskii genome:
- a CDS encoding thiazole synthase: protein MEFLQKSRLIMGTGGATSMDTLERALITSGTALTTVAMRRFNPATGMGIFDLLRRNNIQALPNTAGCYSARDAVLTAELAREALETNLIKLEVIADEDTLLPDAIELLDAADQLVAKGFEVFAYTNDDPALARRLEDVGVAAVMPAGAPIGTGLGILNPHNIELIVERADIPVILDAGIGTASDAALAMELGCDAVLLATAVTRAHDPEKMASAMKHAVIAGREAFEAGRIPKRRLAQASSSMEGRAEFG, encoded by the coding sequence ATGGAATTCTTGCAGAAATCTCGCCTCATCATGGGCACCGGTGGCGCCACATCCATGGACACGCTCGAACGCGCGCTCATCACCTCCGGCACCGCACTGACCACCGTGGCGATGCGCCGCTTCAACCCAGCCACAGGCATGGGCATCTTCGACCTGTTGCGTCGCAACAACATCCAGGCGTTGCCGAACACCGCGGGCTGCTACTCCGCCCGCGACGCCGTCCTCACCGCCGAGCTCGCCCGCGAGGCGCTAGAGACGAACCTGATCAAGCTGGAAGTCATCGCCGACGAGGACACCCTGCTACCCGATGCCATCGAACTGCTCGACGCCGCAGACCAGCTGGTAGCCAAAGGTTTCGAGGTGTTTGCCTACACTAATGACGATCCTGCACTAGCCCGCCGCCTCGAAGATGTAGGTGTGGCAGCGGTGATGCCTGCGGGCGCTCCGATCGGCACCGGACTCGGCATCCTGAACCCACACAACATCGAGCTCATCGTGGAACGGGCAGACATCCCGGTCATCCTTGATGCGGGCATCGGCACCGCCTCCGATGCTGCGCTGGCGATGGAACTGGGCTGCGACGCCGTGCTGCTTGCCACCGCAGTCACTCGCGCCCACGACCCGGAGAAGATGGCATCCGCGATGAAGCACGCCGTGATCGCAGGACGCGAAGCCTTTGAAGCTGGGCGAATCCCGAAGCGCCGTCTCGCGCAGGCCAGCTCGAGTATGGAAGGACGCGCTGAATTTGGATAA
- a CDS encoding VanZ family protein, producing the protein MLAVVTVGKPFFELYPLWSSRAHRVRKLELIPFEDFFTSTPWWGSITNLIFNVALFVPFGLLVVMLLEFEPFPRRRTLWIAGGVSLAIETAQYVFRLGFSDIDDLILNVVGAWIGATIVSHRRIRKRTAIILTAAVSMLVLGLLRFS; encoded by the coding sequence GTGCTGGCCGTGGTCACTGTCGGCAAACCCTTTTTCGAGCTCTACCCGCTGTGGAGCAGTCGGGCGCACCGGGTGCGCAAACTTGAGCTCATCCCGTTCGAGGACTTCTTCACCAGCACCCCGTGGTGGGGCTCGATCACCAACCTAATCTTCAACGTGGCGCTCTTCGTGCCCTTCGGCCTGCTCGTGGTCATGTTGCTCGAATTCGAACCGTTCCCGCGGCGACGCACCCTCTGGATCGCGGGCGGGGTGAGCCTGGCCATCGAAACCGCCCAGTACGTCTTCCGCCTTGGCTTTTCGGATATCGACGACCTGATCTTGAACGTTGTCGGCGCGTGGATCGGCGCGACCATCGTGAGTCACCGCAGGATCCGGAAGCGCACGGCCATTATTCTCACGGCAGCCGTCAGCATGCTCGTGCTGGGACTCCTGCGGTTCAGCTAG
- a CDS encoding Fic family protein yields MAYRTLKAQFHASGAVAADDLHAHRLASESTLVWDFEVGDFPAFCVLTTEMVKLQERVFVLDRKVAALWSQIPKGASIGYLNTLLIREIEATNDIEQVRSTRKEISDALKAKLGEPGHKKRFQELARLYSALANGVYDLPSSPAEIRTIYDAIVDGEIEDDHQVDGPLFRLETTRITSGTKVVHEAVPVGEIEQRINAVLQLLHKDDAPGLVAAMASHFMFEYIHPFYDGNGRTGRFLLAQKLQAVVSPLAAMALSPVINQQKDRYYKAFENAEHPLNKGDLTPFVTGMLELLLEAQGEMLRDLEARQLLFDDLKQHIERRPATSAVEERHNRILFILGQVWLFDDMRSIDQDSLSSYFKETKQTIRKDLGVLEDQGLVEVVTQRPKTFTLSELACQELGLIK; encoded by the coding sequence GTGGCTTACCGGACTTTGAAAGCGCAGTTCCATGCATCTGGCGCCGTTGCAGCCGACGATCTGCATGCCCATCGGTTAGCTTCAGAGTCGACCTTAGTGTGGGACTTCGAGGTGGGAGACTTCCCCGCCTTTTGTGTGCTCACAACTGAAATGGTCAAGCTTCAGGAGCGGGTCTTTGTATTGGACCGTAAGGTTGCCGCGTTGTGGAGTCAAATTCCCAAAGGAGCATCGATCGGCTATCTAAATACGCTGCTTATTCGTGAGATTGAAGCCACGAACGATATCGAACAGGTGCGATCCACGAGGAAAGAAATCAGTGATGCGCTCAAGGCGAAATTGGGCGAACCTGGGCACAAGAAGCGGTTCCAAGAACTAGCACGCCTATACTCCGCTCTGGCTAATGGGGTGTACGACCTCCCTAGTTCTCCGGCTGAGATTCGGACTATTTATGACGCGATCGTGGATGGTGAAATCGAAGATGATCACCAGGTGGATGGGCCATTATTTCGTCTGGAGACAACCAGGATAACGAGTGGAACGAAAGTGGTTCATGAAGCTGTTCCTGTGGGTGAAATTGAGCAGCGCATCAATGCGGTCTTGCAACTGTTACATAAAGACGATGCGCCAGGGCTTGTAGCTGCAATGGCCTCTCATTTCATGTTTGAGTACATTCATCCGTTTTATGACGGTAACGGTCGAACCGGGCGTTTCTTGCTAGCGCAAAAGCTGCAGGCGGTAGTTTCGCCGTTGGCGGCCATGGCATTGTCGCCTGTTATCAATCAACAAAAAGATCGCTATTACAAGGCATTTGAGAACGCGGAGCACCCACTCAACAAGGGTGATCTCACCCCCTTCGTTACAGGCATGCTCGAGTTGCTTCTTGAGGCCCAAGGCGAAATGCTGCGTGATTTGGAAGCGCGACAGCTGCTTTTCGACGACCTAAAGCAGCACATCGAAAGGCGTCCTGCGACCTCGGCAGTTGAAGAGCGCCACAACCGTATCCTTTTCATCCTCGGCCAGGTGTGGTTGTTCGATGACATGCGGAGCATTGACCAGGACAGTTTGTCTTCCTACTTTAAGGAAACCAAGCAGACCATTCGCAAAGATCTCGGTGTATTGGAAGATCAAGGACTCGTTGAAGTAGTAACTCAACGGCCGAAGACTTTCACTTTGAGCGAATTGGCGTGCCAAGAGTTGGGGTTGATCAAATAG
- the thiS gene encoding sulfur carrier protein ThiS: protein MTLVNGAHYEPSPSENLADLALSLAGRTEGVAIAVDGAVVPRSRWDRTPVAGAIEIVTAAQGG, encoded by the coding sequence ATGACACTAGTGAATGGGGCTCACTACGAGCCATCGCCGTCAGAAAACCTCGCCGACCTCGCACTATCGCTCGCCGGGCGTACCGAAGGGGTGGCCATTGCCGTCGACGGGGCAGTGGTGCCGCGCAGCCGCTGGGATCGCACTCCTGTAGCAGGTGCGATCGAAATTGTCACCGCAGCACAGGGAGGATAG
- a CDS encoding DUF2853 family protein — MAKDWIEDVKKYAPKADDAVLESMLKTYRLTLSNADAAYVSFSDEEELKTVRENFLKKKLGLTESDEKLEAAIAEIGAKMKDGSKNGRLAVYYLLAEKFGKLGVFK, encoded by the coding sequence ATGGCAAAAGACTGGATTGAAGACGTCAAGAAGTACGCCCCAAAGGCTGACGACGCAGTTCTCGAGAGCATGCTCAAGACCTACCGTCTGACCCTGTCCAACGCTGACGCGGCTTACGTGTCTTTTAGCGACGAAGAAGAGCTGAAGACCGTCCGCGAGAACTTCCTGAAGAAGAAGCTGGGCCTGACCGAGTCTGACGAGAAGCTCGAGGCAGCTATCGCCGAAATCGGCGCAAAGATGAAGGACGGCTCCAAGAACGGCCGTCTCGCCGTCTACTACTTGCTGGCTGAGAAGTTCGGCAAGCTGGGCGTTTTCAAGTAA
- a CDS encoding phosphatidylethanolamine N-methyltransferase family domain-containing protein encodes MISSTFLAYAMLAWLGVAVVALIALWFVDAPYGRRSRAGWGPGIPNQLAWFLMESVVLISFYATFLTTSNHIGVSTWIFASLLTFHYVNRALIYPWRTRTKGKTMPLSVMLMSMTFNTVNGFFIGADLTTLSRADSWLTDPRFLIGIVIFFSAMALNWHSDNILINLRKPGETGYSIPRGGAFTWVTSPNLLGEILEWIGFALLTWSLSGLTFAIWTCANLIPRARSNQRWYFEHFPDYPRERRVLIPGIW; translated from the coding sequence GTGATCTCTTCGACGTTTCTGGCGTACGCCATGCTCGCATGGCTCGGGGTTGCCGTGGTGGCGCTCATCGCACTGTGGTTCGTCGATGCGCCATACGGACGTCGTTCGCGCGCCGGTTGGGGCCCTGGCATTCCCAACCAATTGGCGTGGTTTCTCATGGAAAGCGTGGTGCTGATCAGCTTCTACGCCACCTTCCTGACCACCAGCAACCACATCGGTGTGAGCACCTGGATTTTTGCCAGCCTGCTCACCTTTCACTATGTGAACCGGGCGCTGATCTACCCGTGGCGCACCCGCACGAAGGGCAAAACCATGCCTCTCTCGGTCATGTTGATGTCAATGACCTTCAATACCGTGAATGGCTTCTTCATCGGCGCCGACCTCACCACGCTGAGCCGCGCGGACAGTTGGCTCACGGATCCGCGGTTCCTGATCGGCATCGTCATCTTCTTTAGTGCCATGGCGCTCAACTGGCACAGCGACAATATCTTGATCAATCTGCGTAAACCTGGAGAAACCGGCTACTCAATTCCTCGCGGTGGCGCGTTTACCTGGGTGACCAGCCCCAATCTGCTGGGTGAGATCCTGGAATGGATCGGATTTGCACTGCTCACTTGGAGTCTCTCCGGCCTCACCTTCGCCATCTGGACGTGCGCCAACTTGATCCCCCGCGCGCGGAGTAACCAGCGCTGGTACTTCGAGCATTTCCCGGACTACCCACGCGAGCGCCGCGTACTGATACCCGGAATTTGGTAG
- the mtnN gene encoding 5'-methylthioadenosine/S-adenosylhomocysteine nucleosidase, whose amino-acid sequence MIIIQCAMEMEAQPFLATLGDAPRTETIANQRFHFGPSFAVAITGIGLANAAAGTARALQLVPEAELVIAAGTCGGLHTGIEVGDIAVATNAIYSMADATAFGYEPGQVPGMPASYDALTIPTLDMPHMTGRVISADAFITASNVDAARGRFPETIATDMETAAMAQTCFAAEVPWVSLRAVSDLCGPAAGQDFHMDGALAAQRSFDAVTSFLETTGRI is encoded by the coding sequence ATGATCATCATCCAGTGCGCCATGGAGATGGAGGCCCAGCCGTTTCTCGCAACGCTTGGCGACGCCCCCCGCACCGAAACCATCGCCAACCAGCGGTTCCACTTCGGACCGTCCTTCGCTGTAGCCATCACCGGCATCGGCCTGGCCAATGCTGCCGCGGGTACCGCCCGCGCCCTGCAGCTGGTACCAGAGGCCGAGTTGGTGATCGCAGCCGGCACGTGTGGCGGATTGCACACTGGCATTGAGGTGGGGGATATCGCGGTGGCAACGAACGCGATTTACTCCATGGCTGATGCCACTGCATTTGGTTACGAGCCGGGCCAGGTACCGGGCATGCCGGCCTCTTATGATGCGCTAACCATCCCGACGCTGGATATGCCGCACATGACTGGTCGGGTGATTTCCGCGGACGCGTTCATCACGGCGTCAAACGTTGATGCAGCTCGGGGCCGATTCCCTGAGACCATCGCGACCGACATGGAGACGGCAGCCATGGCGCAGACGTGTTTCGCTGCGGAAGTTCCTTGGGTATCGCTGCGCGCGGTGTCCGATCTGTGCGGTCCAGCAGCGGGTCAGGACTTCCACATGGATGGCGCGTTGGCAGCGCAACGCAGCTTCGATGCAGTGACGAGCTTCTTGGAGACCACGGGGCGCATCTGA
- a CDS encoding MmcQ/YjbR family DNA-binding protein — MSLSPSLHSLVRDVALQQANAEEMPFAGTWEAFKVKGKWFALLGMLNGKQILNVKVDPFEGERLRETYRGITPGYHMNKRHWITITEGEDVPAELVKELVVDSYRLVSGL; from the coding sequence GTGTCACTCTCCCCTAGTCTCCACTCCCTCGTCCGCGACGTTGCTCTCCAGCAAGCCAATGCCGAGGAAATGCCCTTCGCCGGTACTTGGGAAGCATTCAAGGTAAAAGGCAAGTGGTTTGCGCTGCTCGGCATGCTTAATGGCAAGCAAATCCTCAATGTGAAGGTCGATCCCTTTGAAGGCGAGCGGCTACGCGAAACCTACCGCGGGATCACCCCGGGCTATCACATGAACAAACGGCACTGGATCACCATCACCGAAGGTGAAGATGTGCCTGCTGAACTGGTGAAAGAGCTCGTAGTGGACTCGTATCGTTTAGTCTCGGGACTATGA
- a CDS encoding SDR family NAD(P)-dependent oxidoreductase, with the protein MSRSSWSLREAPPIKGETWLITGATSGLGLSTARAAAAHGARVILAVRNVERGRLLAAELGNAEVVHLELSDLSSVRRAAESVGEIDVLINNAGSSTMSRRETSDGFEWHLGVNLLAPFLFTNLVLDRVKRRVVVVVSVMHRFGSIDFADPHFRHRKWSTVSAYSQSKLGDVLWAHELSDRLAAAGSSVDVQMAHPGWANTAVGNPTRTKLGKSVVRVAGKVLANPTDIASLTTQFAAAEELAPASLIGPAGFGQLRGFPTLVEQSPKVFDQALTRCLWDFAESETS; encoded by the coding sequence ATGTCTCGATCATCTTGGTCTCTACGCGAGGCTCCTCCGATCAAAGGGGAAACCTGGCTCATCACGGGGGCAACCAGTGGCCTGGGCTTATCGACGGCACGGGCGGCCGCGGCTCACGGGGCCAGGGTCATTCTCGCGGTGCGCAATGTGGAGCGCGGTCGCCTCCTTGCTGCAGAGCTCGGCAACGCCGAGGTCGTCCATCTGGAGCTGAGCGACTTAAGCAGCGTGCGCCGCGCTGCGGAATCAGTGGGCGAGATCGACGTGCTGATCAACAACGCCGGCAGTTCCACCATGTCGCGCAGAGAGACCAGCGACGGCTTCGAGTGGCATCTGGGAGTGAACCTCCTTGCGCCGTTTTTGTTCACAAATTTGGTGCTTGACCGGGTAAAACGCCGCGTCGTTGTCGTGGTCTCTGTCATGCATCGCTTCGGTTCGATTGATTTTGCAGATCCGCATTTTAGGCATCGCAAGTGGAGCACAGTGTCGGCCTACAGCCAATCCAAGCTGGGCGATGTGTTGTGGGCACACGAGCTTTCTGATCGGTTGGCTGCTGCTGGCAGCAGCGTCGATGTGCAGATGGCGCATCCCGGGTGGGCCAATACTGCAGTGGGTAACCCGACTCGAACGAAGCTTGGCAAGTCTGTGGTGCGCGTGGCGGGAAAGGTGTTGGCCAATCCCACCGACATTGCTTCACTCACCACTCAGTTCGCTGCCGCCGAAGAACTCGCGCCAGCGAGCCTGATCGGACCCGCTGGCTTCGGCCAATTACGCGGATTCCCAACGTTAGTCGAGCAGTCACCAAAGGTGTTTGACCAGGCATTGACCCGGTGCCTGTGGGACTTCGCAGAGTCCGAAACTAGCTGA
- the moeB gene encoding molybdopterin-synthase adenylyltransferase MoeB — protein sequence MDKQTDGFTPQRMVSITKSDTLSPEERLRYARHLTLPGVGEQGQLKLKDAKVLVIGAGGLGSPILNYLAAGGVGHITVIDDDVVEESNLQRQTIHRMSDIGRPKVDSAVDAVERLNPFVQATGIKDRLTPDNAIELFTAHDLVIDGTDNFATRYLSNDAAELTRTPLVWGTIMQFEGQVSVFDPNQGPMLRDLFPDIPPADAVPSCAVGGVFGALAGQIGSMLAIEAIKLITGVGVPAFGKLVLVDALTTSQRTLTFTKDPDREPVTSLSHMAEVCADAIPVPTTVEPQGAIIDVRTPEETAEGIIPGAIEIPLARIEEEGWAALAPYVQDTTTIYCRSGVRSEQAIKLVREHTDAELLNLQGGYVAWSARHA from the coding sequence TTGGATAAGCAGACTGACGGATTCACTCCTCAAAGGATGGTCTCCATAACCAAATCCGACACGCTCTCCCCTGAGGAGCGCCTGCGCTACGCCCGACACTTGACGCTCCCAGGGGTCGGGGAGCAGGGCCAGCTCAAGCTAAAGGACGCAAAAGTCCTGGTCATCGGCGCGGGCGGGTTAGGCTCACCGATCTTGAACTACCTCGCCGCTGGTGGCGTCGGCCATATCACCGTGATTGACGATGACGTGGTGGAAGAATCTAATCTGCAGCGTCAGACCATCCACCGCATGTCGGACATCGGCCGTCCGAAGGTCGATTCCGCGGTCGACGCCGTCGAACGCCTCAACCCGTTTGTCCAGGCCACGGGCATCAAGGATCGTCTCACACCAGACAATGCCATTGAGCTGTTCACAGCACACGACCTGGTCATTGACGGCACCGACAACTTCGCCACCCGCTACCTGTCCAATGACGCCGCCGAGCTGACCCGCACCCCGCTGGTGTGGGGCACAATCATGCAGTTCGAAGGCCAAGTGTCAGTGTTTGACCCGAATCAGGGCCCGATGCTCCGCGACCTGTTCCCCGACATCCCACCCGCCGATGCCGTACCGAGCTGCGCCGTCGGCGGCGTCTTTGGTGCACTCGCGGGACAGATCGGATCCATGTTGGCCATTGAAGCAATCAAGCTGATCACGGGTGTGGGAGTTCCGGCCTTCGGCAAGCTTGTGCTCGTGGACGCCTTGACCACCTCGCAGCGCACCTTGACATTCACCAAAGACCCGGACCGCGAGCCCGTGACCAGCCTGAGTCACATGGCCGAGGTGTGCGCGGATGCCATACCGGTGCCGACCACAGTTGAGCCGCAGGGCGCGATCATTGACGTGCGTACCCCGGAAGAGACCGCGGAAGGCATCATTCCCGGCGCGATCGAAATCCCGCTGGCCCGGATTGAAGAGGAAGGCTGGGCGGCTCTCGCGCCATATGTGCAGGACACGACCACAATCTATTGCCGGTCCGGTGTGCGCTCTGAGCAAGCGATCAAATTGGTTCGGGAGCACACCGATGCCGAGCTGCTGAATTTGCAGGGCGGATATGTAGCGTGGAGCGCTCGCCACGCTTAG
- the thiE gene encoding thiamine phosphate synthase — MDRSQRQLALANSRLYLCTDARTEQGDLREFLHACYEGGTDIIQLRDKKLEARAEIKALEVLAEVAAEHGKLFAANDRADVAYLVGADVFHVGQGDLTTEQARRVLGPDVLLGRSNNSVAQFAESYADPGLDYAVIGPVWPTPTKPGRRAVGLDVVAECAALAGEKPWFAIGGINAETCPEVVGAGAERIVVVRALTAAADPQHAAEVLRGLVAAD; from the coding sequence ATGGATCGTTCCCAGCGGCAACTTGCCCTTGCCAATTCCCGGCTCTACTTGTGTACCGATGCCCGCACCGAGCAGGGCGACCTTCGTGAATTCCTGCACGCGTGTTACGAAGGCGGCACGGACATCATCCAGCTGCGCGATAAGAAGCTCGAGGCGCGTGCTGAGATCAAGGCCCTCGAAGTCCTTGCAGAAGTTGCTGCTGAGCACGGAAAACTCTTCGCCGCGAATGACCGTGCCGACGTGGCCTACCTGGTCGGTGCGGATGTGTTTCACGTGGGACAGGGTGACCTCACCACCGAGCAGGCGCGCCGGGTCCTTGGGCCGGATGTGCTGCTCGGGCGCTCCAACAACTCGGTGGCGCAGTTCGCTGAGTCCTACGCGGACCCAGGGCTGGACTACGCCGTCATCGGGCCGGTGTGGCCGACGCCGACGAAACCAGGGCGCCGTGCCGTAGGGCTGGACGTGGTTGCCGAATGCGCTGCTCTTGCTGGGGAAAAGCCCTGGTTTGCCATCGGCGGCATCAACGCGGAGACGTGTCCAGAGGTAGTGGGGGCAGGCGCTGAAAGGATCGTGGTGGTGCGCGCACTGACGGCTGCTGCCGATCCACAGCATGCTGCTGAGGTGCTGCGTGGCCTGGTGGCTGCGGACTAG
- the thiO gene encoding glycine oxidase ThiO — protein MHFAIVGAGIVGLCTAWELRQRGHTVTVYDPNPVSEASFAAAGMLAPVSEVVWDQPNLYPLMQRSKKLYPEFARSVAEASGMDVGYLTSETLVCAGDSADRVTLNELTELQEHIGQVHRLSAREARAMEPALGPGVVGAVHIPGDHQIDPRKFCAALLSLLGDAVVREAVEDVDKLTADHVIVAAGLAQIGGVPTLPVRPVYGDVLRLDVPEYLQPLVTRTVRAVVRGRPVYVVPRGDGTIVLGATSREDSPGVSAEGVHQLLRDAHHIIPGLWQCTINEMTARARPGSPDDVPMIGRVSEHVTVSTGYFRHGILLSVVGAKLTADIALGKPVDPETQRAIDPFRFKEHS, from the coding sequence ATGCATTTCGCCATCGTGGGCGCCGGGATTGTTGGGCTTTGTACCGCATGGGAGCTGCGCCAGCGCGGTCACACCGTGACCGTGTACGACCCGAACCCAGTCTCCGAAGCAAGTTTCGCCGCTGCCGGGATGCTGGCTCCGGTGTCGGAAGTGGTGTGGGATCAGCCTAATCTCTATCCGCTGATGCAGCGCTCGAAAAAGCTCTACCCAGAGTTCGCGAGGTCCGTTGCCGAAGCCTCCGGGATGGACGTTGGCTACCTCACTTCAGAGACCCTAGTGTGCGCCGGTGACTCCGCCGACCGCGTCACCCTGAATGAGCTAACCGAGCTGCAGGAACACATCGGTCAGGTCCATCGACTGTCGGCTCGCGAGGCCCGCGCCATGGAGCCGGCTCTTGGCCCAGGCGTCGTCGGAGCTGTGCATATCCCGGGCGACCACCAGATCGATCCGCGGAAGTTCTGCGCTGCGCTGCTGTCCCTGCTCGGCGATGCCGTCGTGCGTGAGGCGGTCGAGGACGTCGATAAGCTCACTGCCGACCATGTGATCGTCGCAGCGGGGCTCGCGCAGATTGGGGGAGTGCCGACCTTGCCGGTGCGGCCGGTGTACGGCGATGTCCTGCGCCTGGACGTGCCCGAGTACCTGCAGCCGCTGGTCACGCGCACGGTGCGCGCCGTGGTGCGTGGGCGGCCCGTCTATGTGGTGCCGCGCGGCGATGGCACGATCGTTCTCGGCGCCACGTCCCGCGAGGACAGCCCCGGCGTGTCTGCAGAGGGCGTGCACCAGCTGCTTCGCGACGCCCACCACATCATTCCTGGTCTCTGGCAGTGCACCATTAATGAGATGACGGCCAGGGCTCGTCCCGGATCCCCCGACGATGTCCCGATGATCGGCCGAGTCTCCGAGCACGTCACCGTGTCCACCGGCTACTTCCGCCACGGCATCCTACTGTCGGTGGTGGGCGCTAAGCTAACCGCAGACATCGCGTTGGGTAAGCCGGTCGATCCGGAAACGCAGCGCGCCATTGATCCCTTCCGCTTCAAGGAGCACTCATGA
- a CDS encoding NADPH-dependent oxidoreductase, with protein sequence MNQTINTQLAHRTIREFTSEPVNKETLDRLFEVAIHAPTSLGMQNASIIHVTDQRLKDELAKIGAQAYVAKAPVYLLFIVDTRRNSLIAGGPSAAPYPRNFISGFTDACLMAQNVCVAAESLGLGINFLGNVHNDAQAVIDLLQLPGLTFPVVGMTLGWPNQDPQLKPRLPRHARVMENGYVDLKAEDLAQYDEAMQTYYDLRDANRRVDSFTDQVKAKFSPVKDLRDATLEIAKRQGFDL encoded by the coding sequence ATGAATCAGACGATCAACACACAGCTCGCCCATCGCACTATTCGCGAATTCACCAGCGAGCCAGTGAACAAAGAGACCCTCGACCGGCTTTTCGAGGTAGCCATCCACGCGCCGACCTCCCTAGGCATGCAGAACGCGAGCATCATCCACGTCACCGACCAGCGACTCAAAGATGAGCTTGCGAAAATCGGCGCCCAAGCTTATGTTGCCAAAGCGCCCGTCTACCTCTTGTTTATTGTGGATACCCGCCGAAACTCGCTTATCGCAGGCGGCCCGAGCGCCGCACCGTATCCCCGCAACTTTATCTCCGGCTTCACTGACGCCTGTCTCATGGCGCAAAACGTGTGCGTCGCTGCGGAGTCGCTCGGCCTCGGCATCAACTTCCTCGGCAACGTCCATAATGATGCCCAAGCCGTCATCGACCTGCTTCAGCTCCCCGGGCTGACCTTCCCAGTGGTGGGAATGACCCTTGGCTGGCCGAATCAAGATCCGCAGCTCAAGCCGCGTCTACCGCGCCACGCCAGGGTGATGGAGAACGGGTATGTCGACCTAAAAGCCGAAGATCTGGCCCAGTACGACGAAGCCATGCAAACCTACTACGACCTGCGAGATGCCAACCGTCGCGTGGATTCTTTCACGGATCAGGTCAAGGCGAAGTTCAGCCCGGTAAAGGACCTGCGGGATGCGACGCTGGAGATTGCGAAGAGGCAGGGCTTCGACCTCTAG
- a CDS encoding S-ribosylhomocysteine lyase: protein MKMNVESFNLDHTKVKAPYVRVADRKELPGGDVLIKYDVRFAQPNVSHLEMADIHSLEHLTAELMRNHTDKLIDFSPMGCQTGFYALTLGVEMDEFLGILEQTLRDILVAQEVPAANEIQCGWGANHSLEGAQAQAKAFLEHKDEWREVMA from the coding sequence ATGAAGATGAACGTGGAGTCCTTTAACCTCGACCACACCAAGGTCAAGGCGCCGTACGTGCGCGTGGCGGATCGCAAGGAGCTGCCGGGTGGCGATGTCCTGATTAAGTACGATGTGCGTTTCGCGCAGCCGAACGTGAGCCACCTGGAGATGGCCGACATTCACTCGCTGGAGCACCTCACCGCCGAGCTGATGCGCAACCACACCGACAAGCTCATCGACTTTTCCCCGATGGGCTGCCAGACCGGCTTTTACGCGCTGACCTTGGGCGTTGAGATGGACGAGTTCCTTGGCATCCTCGAACAGACCCTTCGCGACATCCTCGTGGCCCAGGAAGTTCCCGCCGCCAACGAGATCCAATGCGGCTGGGGCGCCAACCACTCGCTCGAGGGCGCGCAAGCCCAGGCCAAGGCGTTCCTGGAGCACAAGGACGAGTGGCGCGAGGTCATGGCATGA